Within Synechococcus sp. NB0720_010, the genomic segment TGCCGGAGAAGGCACCACCGCCATGGCGGGCATAGCCGCCATAGGTGTCAACGATGATCTTGCGGCCGGTGAGACCGGCATCCCCTTGGGGACCACCGACCACGAACTTGCCGGTGGGGTTCACCAGGAAGCGGGTGCTGTCCTTAGAGGGCTTCAGGCTGAGGTCCGCGGTGGCGGGCTCCACCACATGGCTCCAGAGGTCCGCCGAGATGCGCTCACGGATGGCCTTCTCTTCGCTCACCCCATCGATCTCAGAGATGTGCTGGGTGGAGATCAAGATCGTGTCGATCGCCACGGGCTGGTCGTTCTCATAAACGACGCTGACCTGGGTTTTGCCGTCAGGCAGCAGATAGGGGAGGGTGCCGTTGTGGCGCACCTCAGCCAGGCGCCGCGAGAGGCGGTGGGCCAGGCTGATGGGGAGCGGCATCAGCTCCGGGGTCTCGTTGCAGGCGAAACCAAACATGATTCCCTGGTCACCCGCACCCACCAGATCCAGGGGGTCACCGGCGTGGTCGTCGGCCTCGTTCACGCCCTGGGCAATGTCCGGCGACTGCTGATCCAGGGCCACCAACACCGCACAGCTGTTGGCGTCAAAACCACCCGCGCGGGCTCCGGAGTAGCCGATCTTCTCGATCACACCGCGCACCAGGCCAATGTAATCAACCTTGGCGGTGGTGGTGACCTCACCAGTAATCAGGCAAAGCCCGGTGTTGACTACGGTTTCGCAGGCCACCCGGGACGCCGGGTCCTGAGCCAGCAGGGCGTCCAGCACCGCATCACTCACCTGGTCGCAGATTTTGTCGGGATGACCTTCGGTCACCGACTCTGAGGTGAAGACGTAACGACTCATTCCCGAGTGAAGCAAGTAATGCGTAGGGGCCAACTTAGGGGAGCGACGCACGCTCAACTCACTCCAGGCATGCACCAATGGATGCGGCTCC encodes:
- the metK gene encoding methionine adenosyltransferase gives rise to the protein MSRYVFTSESVTEGHPDKICDQVSDAVLDALLAQDPASRVACETVVNTGLCLITGEVTTTAKVDYIGLVRGVIEKIGYSGARAGGFDANSCAVLVALDQQSPDIAQGVNEADDHAGDPLDLVGAGDQGIMFGFACNETPELMPLPISLAHRLSRRLAEVRHNGTLPYLLPDGKTQVSVVYENDQPVAIDTILISTQHISEIDGVSEEKAIRERISADLWSHVVEPATADLSLKPSKDSTRFLVNPTGKFVVGGPQGDAGLTGRKIIVDTYGGYARHGGGAFSGKDPTKVDRSAAYAARYVAKALVAAGLARKAEVQLSYAIGVAKPVSILVESFGTGVVSNDALTALVQENFDLRPGAIIDTFGLRNLPQQRGGDFYQDVAAYGHFGRSDLNLPWENVEAVAATLKQAAAA